A genomic window from Aethina tumida isolate Nest 87 chromosome 4, icAetTumi1.1, whole genome shotgun sequence includes:
- the LOC126265416 gene encoding uncharacterized protein LOC126265416: MMYRDEYDEREEKEESRYNRNRNKNRSTGYKYWERKSPDYCSGPSSRRDDSESNDFNNHGQKQVHKYSDFKNPSGFSRIRYFEPSNRGKQTNESDRPYSYQNDKNPAESHKSKGNPTDVSVRQPQTVTKKPVPTNSNKLKWTPNSWAAGHCPVDPWNPVNETKQEPGAQGKKRKLEVMSTQTSSRVPFQTPSPVLQAFVQNPCLPFNLDAVSDVNNVKANHPPQFQKNKQLAREFPGKDGFLPKKNTQGPSNFNKVKAFQNKDILQAVLVDKNNPLKDLSVDIKNALLSIKAALKDSKLVRRHVFTKWNIIKGRLHITCNNRKTLNVLRSAVAKLPHLRFITSHEFDALTKEKPCEVDLLITKKENPFAPLSTETLNLLNEELEKSLDKALEDNASLKFNGIRVLNNMLLVTCANDASVSWIKDVMTKFDSTLMTIPHYQFSTLKHLQIVIQGPPEPWETVQKRLITQNPNLNVATWQMCNFTRNKSGSCTYNFLITHDDFKDIIKANRRAHYKFSSLHLAVSNNKDSFAKSIVEGESENSESCQLSSGIKEAASETESSLNDNIVTELRKISQLYKVEETTDASELNESSFDAHNTTEASNESPTNRHEIIKSTLTMTDECLDECLNECLDEFHPEELVENVETKNVAAAECSKDGAMETVNKQETSETEKQLSTNVTVEKETESIMDSPVKSDDLCADSHDNFLKESFTVIDECLDKHGS, encoded by the coding sequence CGATTCTGAGtccaatgattttaataatcatggCCAAAAACAAGTTCATAAATATTCTGACTTCAAAAATCCATCAGGATTTTCACGTATCAGATATTTTGAACCCTCTAATAGAGGGAAGCAAACCAATGAGTCTGACAGACCATATTCTTATCAAAACGATAAGAATCCTGCTGAGTCCCACAAAAGTAAAGGGAACCCAACTGATGTGTCTGTAAGACAACCTCAGACTGTTACAAAGAAACCCGTCCCAActaattccaataaattaaaatggacgCCAAATTCGTGGGCTGCAGGTCACTGTCCAGTAGACCCTTGGAATCCAGTCAACGAGACCAAGCAAGAACCTGGTGCCCAGGGCAAGAAAAGGAAGTTGGAAGTAATGTCTACACAAACTTCTTCCAGAGTTCCTTTCCAGACACCATCTCCTGTTTTACAGGCATTTGTGCAAAATCCATGTTTACCTTTTAATTTGGATGCCGTATCTGatgttaataatgttaaagcAAACCACCCTCCTCAGTTCCAGAAAAATAAGCAACTCGCTAGAGAGTTTCCTGGAAAGGATGGTTTCCTGCCCAAAAAAAATACCCAAGGTCcatccaattttaataaagttaaggCATTTCAAAACAAAGATATCTTGCAAGCTGTTTTAGTTGACAAAAATAATCCTCTAAAGGATTTGAGTGTTGACATAAAAAACGCACTTCTTTCTATTAAAGCAGCTTTGAAAGATTCGAAATTAGTTCGTAGGCATGTTTTTACCAAgtggaatattattaaaggtaGACTACATATAACTTGTAATAATCGAAAAACTCTAAATGTTTTGAGAAGTGCTGTTGCAAAGTTGCCACATTTGCGTTTCATAACATCTCACGAATTCGACGCTCTAACGAAAGAAAAGCCATGCGAAGTTGATTTGCTTATTACGAAAAAAGAAAATCCATTTGCACCTTTATCAACTGAAACACTCAATCTATTAAACGAGGAGCTTGAAAAGTCTTTAGACAAAGCATTAGAAGATAATGCTTCGCTCAAATTTAATGGTATtcgtgtattaaataatatgttgctTGTAACATGTGCTAATGATGCATCTGTATCTTGGATTAAAGATGTTATGACCAAATTTGACAGCACATTAATGACCATCCCGCATTACCAATTTTCTACATTGAAGCATTTACAAATTGTCATTCAAGGACCTCCTGAGCCTTGGGAGACGGTACAGAAACGTCTGATTACTCAGAATCCCAATTTAAACGTAGCTACTTGGcaaatgtgtaattttactCGTAACAAGAGCGGAAGTTGTACCTACAATTTCTTAATCACACATGATGATTTTAAGGATATTATAAAAGCTAATCGTAGAGCCCactataaattttcatcacTGCATTTAGCAGTTTCGAATAATAAAGACAGCTTTGCTAAATCAATCGTGGAAGGCGAATCAGAAAACTCTGAATCGTGTCAATTATCTAGCGGTATAAAAGAAGCTGCATCAGAAACTGAGTCTTCTCTTAATGATAATATTGTGACTGAATTGCGGAAAATTTCTCAACTCTACAAAGTCGAAGAAACAACTGACGCATCTGAGTTAAATGAAAGCTCTTTTGATGCTCATAATACAACCGAAGCATCTAATGAAAGTCCTACTAATAGGCATGAAATCATCAAGTCAACACTGACTATGACAGATGAATGTCTTGATGAGTGTCTTAATGAGTGTCTGGATGAATTTCATCCAGAGGAACTTGTCGAAAACgttgaaacaaaaaatgttgctGCTGCGGAATGTAGCAAAGACGGTGCGATGGAAACTGTCAATAAACAAGAAACATCTGAGACAGAAAAACAACTTTCAACTAATGTGACAGTTGAAAAAGAAACGGAATCCATAATGGATTCTCCTGTTAAGTCAGATGACTTATGTGCTGATTCGcacgataattttttaaaagaatcatTCACCGTAATAGATGAATGTCTTGATAAACATGGATCTtag
- the LOC109600108 gene encoding uncharacterized protein LOC109600108, which produces MKFLVLFIAFATVHCRPQQLETERQTTDEKEEKSTKDILEKIAEVNKMHGLLPQKKASSYFHFPFSYSRQVPLKSIAVLNEDQNEEEDVGEEVEEVPEDMQITKKLTHVQTFGVPMNIPSYNTPNMMNMPQFPYPVPYPPQENIIPETADETNFKQALEKTEQLPVKKTTIIKHEIHPIYPSGFPQPQTQFYPQMSESQPRQNWNWPGAQYFPIVIRDPFIQMYNAITTLIEYGPMGGGAGQASNCKSKVKEGRTPKIATTTEPSDSDEVIMDIEDIIIGGMEKETSRSNKIDNRYKNMLEKRNNLFKIPTSNATLVISSKNDTLSSPPDREPELNDDELDDEESDKSDDIVVSNDHTKKVFSKDNTGNGIFIHKIKVRKGGVAVAGPGGIATAGSGGTAIVGPNGFAYTHPDSLAIAGSGSKVISVDPSVSLMEALKNHNKTRMGKIVATGPVVFYNKGKIINSGFFFPRYSQMSQRQSSILKTYNGYEINGHLKGKKLTSVMLHPIGKAVAGAHGTAISNPTSMVITTTNNRVKIIYEPEAVAIAGPGGIAHAQTDLEIDILHCCNFSKITIIPFYGGGKGQSLQITESNDGQVTTTIIKTPDNAVTQHITTTTEVEYPPLPSKQDIIEEFEDNVGRQLDGEDEDNNGELEHESREGLSAWFSRKKQNKEKKDKKDEKKKKEEEERKQKEEEERKKQEEAENKRKEEEKNKEKEKEEIKEEESEDDDSVAINLPPDDAAVAEAKPVGLAIAGDGGVAASKPIGTAVVGPGGLAISRPVGTAIAGVPPEQVPILGGKKSQKSSHLAKLIAKYHPQE; this is translated from the exons TCACTTCCCCTTTAGTTACTCCCGTCAGGTACCACTTAAAAGCATAGCTGTACTAAACGAAGACCAAAATGAGGAAGAGGACGTAGGTGAAGAGGTAGAAGAAGTACCCGAAGACATGCAGATAACTAAAAAACTAACGCACGTACAAACATTCGGAGTACCAATGAATATACCCAGCTACAACACTCCCAACATGATGAACATGCCACAATTCCCTTACCCAGTGCCTTATCCTCCTCAGGAAAACATTATACCTGAAACTGCGGACGAAACTAATTTCAAACAAGCTTTGGAAAAAACGGAACAACTACCAGTAAAAAAGACTACCATAATTAAACACGAAATCCATCCAATATATCCTTCAGGTTTCCCCCAACCACAAACGCAGTTTTACCCTCAAATGTCCGAAAGTCAACCAAGACAAAACTGGAACTGGCCCGGAGCCCAATATTTCCCCATAGTGATCAGAGATCCTTTCATCCAAATGTACAACGCAATCACAACGTTAATCGAGTATGGCCCAATGGGAGGAGGAGCAGGCCAAGCCAGCAATTGCAAGAGCAAAGTAAAGGAAGGAAGGACACCCAAGATCGCCACCACAACTGAACCGTCAGACTCGGACGAAGTTATTATGGACATCGAAGACATCATCATCGGTGGCATGGAAAAAGAAACAAGCAGGAGCAACAAAATCGACAACCGTTACAAAAACATGTTGGAAAAACGCAACAACCTCTTCAAAATCCCAACGTCTAACGCCACCCTAGTTATATCGTCCAAAAACGACACGCTCTCCTCCCCGCCGGACAGAGAACCGGAACTGAACGACGACGAGCTCGACGACGAGGAGAGCGACAAATCCGACGATATAGTGGTCTCCAACGATCACACCAAGAAGGTATTCAGCAAGGACAACACGGGCAACGGCATTTTCATACACAAGATCAAAGTGAGGAAGGGTGGTGTGGCGGTGGCCGGACCCGGAGGCATAGCGACGGCAGGAAGCGGTGGTACCGCCATTGTTGGGCCCAACGGGTTCGCCTACACGCATCCGGACAGTCTGGCGATTGCCGGATCCGGATCTAAGGTTATTTCTGTTGATCCTTCGGTCAGTTTGATGGAGGCTTTGAAGAATCACAACAAGACCCGCATGGGGAAGATCGTGGCTACGGGCCCGgttgtattttacaataagG gaaaaatcattaattctgGGTTTTTCTTCCCCAGATACTCACAAATGAGCCAACGTCAATCTTCTATACTAAAAACATATAACGGCTACGAAATAAACGGTCACCTAAAAGGAAAAAAACTAACGAGCGTGATGCTGCATCCGATTGGAAAAGCTGTGGCGGGTGCGCACGGCACAGCAATATCTAACCCAACGTCGATGGTTATAACCACCACGAACAACAgggtgaaaataatttatgagccGGAGGCGGTGGCCATTGCCGGTCCTGGGGGTATCGCCCACGCCCAAACCGATTTGGAAATTGATATTTTGCAT TGCTGTAACTTTAG taaaataacaataatccCATTTTATGGAGGTGGAAAGGGCCAATCACTTCAAATTACTGAGTCAAATGACGGTCAAGTAACCacaactattattaaaacaccTGACAATGCTGTGACTCAACACATTACCACCACAACTGAAGTAGAATATCCGCCTTTGCCATCAAAACAAGACATCATCGAAGAATTCGAAGACAATGTTGGCAGACAACTTGATGGAGAAGACGAAGACAATAACGGCGAACTCGAGCACGAATCCAGAGAAGGACTGAGTGCATGGTTCAGTAGAAAGAAGCAGAATAAGGaaaaaaaagacaaaaagGATGAGAAGAAAAAGAAAGAGGAGGAGGAGCGAAAGCAAAAGGAAGAGGAGGAGAGAAAGAAACAGGAGGAAGCTGAGAACAAAAGGAAGGAAGaggaaaaaaataaggaaaagGAGAAGGAGGAAATCAAGGAAGAGGAATCAGAGGATGACGATAGTGTTGCCATTAACTTACCTCCAGACGATGCTGCAGTTGCTGAAGCTAAACCAGTAGGCCTGGCAATTGCTG gtgaTGGCGGAGTAGCAGCCAGCAAACCCATTGGAACAGCAGTTGTGGGTCCTGGAGGATTAGCTATTTCAAGACCAGTTGGTACGGCAATTGCCGGAGTACCGCCTGAGCAGGTTCCCATATTGGGTGGGAAAAAATCGCAAAAGTCTAGCCATCTGGCGAAACTAATTGCTAAATATCACCCTCAAGAATAA